One segment of Salvelinus alpinus chromosome 1, SLU_Salpinus.1, whole genome shotgun sequence DNA contains the following:
- the LOC139577553 gene encoding glucosidase 2 subunit beta-like: MSCALLLLLMSLALAMGTGAAVEIQRPRGVPLSKRQFYEENKPFTCLDGSSTIPFDRVNDDYCDCMDGSDEPGTAACPNGSFHCTNAGFRPAFIPSSRINDGICDCCDTTDEYNSGATCQNTCREMGRKERESLQIMAEITKEGFMLKQQLIHEAKRGQEDKRGKLTELQGSKKGLEGKVEALRTVKETEEDPEKKAKERHLKSWEEKKELIGMEKDKTRMAEAFLELDDDADGYVSVAELQSHLELDPDSNGSLTETETQGLLGGADKVDTSAFETVWSGIKDKYLSEGLSDPPAPVETPQEEETRDFVADHNSDHYPEDYAGEEEDVEDDEEDDDHEEEEEKVPPTVQTPEKREDDEVSMPPYDTETQSLIDAAQKARDDFDEAERALREVDDQMKNLEKEIGFDFGPSAEFSYLYSQCYELSTSEYIYRLCPFNRVSQKPKFGGSETNLGLWGQWDGPEDNLYSVMKYDHGQGCWQGPNRSTTVKLTCGKETVVTSTSEPSRCEYLMEFTTPAVCQEPASLDKVLHGHTEL; the protein is encoded by the exons ATGTCTTGTGCGCTTCTACTGTTGTTAATGAGCTTGGCTTTGGCGATGGGCACTGGCGCAGCGGTGGAGATCCAGCGTCCACGCGGAGTACCACTATCTA AGAGACAGTTCTATGAGGAGAACAAGCCCTTTACCTGTTTGGATGGCTCCAGCACCATCCCCTTTGACCGGGTCAACGATGACTACTGCGACTGTATGGATGGCTCAGATGAACCAG GTACTGCTGCCTGCCCCAACGGCAGCTTCCACTGCACCAACGCTGGCTTCAGACCCGCCTTCATCCCTTCCTCCCGGATCAACGACGGCATCTGTG ACTGCTGTGACACGACAGACGAGTACAACAGTGGTGCCACTTGTCAAAACACCTGCAG GGAGATGGGGCGCAAGGAGAGGGAGAGTCTGCAGATAATGGCTGAGATCACCAAGGAAGGCTTTATGCTCAAACAACAACTGATACATGAAGCTAAAAGGGGACAGGAGGACAAACGG GGCAAGTTGACTGAGCTGCAGGGTAGTAAGAAGGGTCTGGAGGGGAAGGTGGAGGCTCTGAGGACTGTGAAAGAAACAGAGGAGGATCCAGAGAAAAAGGCTAAAGAGCGCCACCTGAAGTCTTGGGAGG AAAAAAAAGAACTCATCGGTATGGAGAAGGACAAAACTAGAATGGCTGAGGCTTTTCTGGAGCTGGATGATGACGCAGATGGCTA TGTTTCTGTGGCTGAGCTGCAGTCCCATCTAGAGCTGGATCCAGATTCAAATGGCtctctgacagaaacagagactcaG GGATTGCTGGGAGGAGCAGACAAAGTAGACACGTCAGCATTTGAAACTGTGTGGAGCGGCATCAAAGACAAGTACCTGTCAGAG GGCCTGTCGGACCCCCCTGCCCCAGTGGAGACCCCCCAGGAGGAGGAGACCAGGGACTTTGTCGCTGACCACAACTCTGACCACTACCCCGAGGATtacgctggagaggaggaagatgtGGAGGACGACGAGGAAGATGATGAtcacgaggaggaggaagagaag GTCCCTCCCACCGTGCAGACCCCAGAGAAAAGAGAGGACGATGAGGTGTCCATGCCACCGTACGACACAGAGACCCAGAGCCTTATTGATG CTGCCCAGAAAGCCAGGGATGATTTTGATGAAGCTGAGAGGGCTCTCCGGGAAGTGGACGATCAAATGAA GAACCTTGAGAAGGAGATTGGCTTTGACTTTGGGCCAAGTGCAGAATTTTCATACCTCTACAGCCAGTGCTACGAATTATCCACAAGCGA GTACATCTACAGGCTGTGTCCATTCAATAGGGTCTCCCAGAAACCTAAGTTTGGGGGATCAGAGACCAACCTTGG CTTGTGGGGACAATGGGATGGTCCTGAAGACAATTTATACTCAGTGATGAAGTATGACCATGGGCAGGGGTGCTGGCAGGGCCCCAACAGGTCCACCACA GTGAAGCTGACTTGTGGGAAGGAGACGGTGGTGACGTCCACATCAGAGCCCAGTCGCTGTGAGTACCTTATGGAGTTCACCACCCCCGCCGTGTGCCAGGAGCCAGCCAGCCTGGACAAAGTACTGCACGGACACACAGAGCTGTAG